CCCGAGCGTGACGATCCCCATACGGCCGTCGCGTTCCCGCCGCCATGCGAGGAAACTGAGGACGCTGAGCCCTGTAGCGAGGACGAGGATACCGAGACTGACGTACTGTTCGAGGAGTTGAGCGAGTGGCATACGTTACTATCTGTGCACACGGCCGGTGGGACGTGTTCGGCGATGGATACAGTTCAACCGAAGGGGGTGGCGGTGAAAACGATTGGCGTTCAACCGTCGAATCCACCGTTATACATTGAGACTGTTCGTCTCAATGGCTCTGTTGAAATCCCCAAATAGTGATAAGTCTCTACGATCGTGCTGCATACAGCGCGCGAATGCACCATCGGACAAACCCTCGATTCGGGTTTAGCCTATCGTTCGATACAGACGAGATACAATGTAGTCGGGACCGCGACGTTTCGTGATGGCTGTGTCAGGGCTCGACCTGGCGAAACCACAATCCGAGTCCAACCAGCAAGATACCCGTCACTACCCGCCAGCGACCGTCTATTGCTATGCCTGCCAACGACGCTGTGCTGCCTCCCGACCAATTCCAGTATAACTCAAGCAACAAGAGACTGATCGCCAACACTCCGGTCACGTAGGCGCTGGCTGCAATCGTCTTCTGTGCCGTCGGTCGGGTGTAGAGAAACACGGCCAACACCGCGGCGAACAAAATAGCAGTGGTTCCAAGAACGTTCTGCTCGTACAACAGCACTACGAACGCGATCGGAATTCCGACAACCACGACCAGACGCCGACGCTCAGTGGACCCAACGAATTCACTGATATCACCGACAACAGTTCGTGGATGCTTGTCCATCCCTCTACGAGGGTCTTGTCAGCCATACCTTTTCGGTACGTACGCGGGTCTACAGAACGTGTGATTCGGTTCTTTCCCTCTGAATTGAATCCACTCACCGTGCTGCACTCATCCTCTGCATCTTGCATGCCAGTCTTGTCAGAGTGAGTGGATTTCAACAGAGCCGTCTCAATGCATACGGCTGACACAGTATCAGACATTACACAAAGATCACTTCGTGTCCCCCTCCCTCTGCAATCAGGGGTGGGACAGGCATAAAATATTATAAAACCGACACTATAGAGTTATCCATGGATATCACCGAGATACTCTCGACGGAGTTCACCGAGTTCGACATCGGAACCCCCCTCTAAGGTCGCCGGGGCGTTCGAGAACCAGGAACTCGATGCCGTCGTCGTAACGATGGCGACGAGTATCGCGGCGTCGTCAGTCGCCGACAGCTGGCGTCCTCGTCCAACCAGCCGTCCCCGAAGGTCGGCTCACAGGCACAGCACGTCCCGACCGTCGAGCGCACCGCTCGACGAGGTCGTCGAGACGATGTTCGACCGAGCGATCTCCTCGCTCGTCGTCACGGCCGACGACACCGACGAGCCGGTCGGTATCGTCACGAAAACGGACGTCATCGAGGCGCTCACCCGGGAACGTGACGACCGGAACGCCGTGCAGGTGTTCGGGCTCGACCTGCTCGAGGGGATGACCTACGACGACGTCTCGGCGCGGATCGAGAACACGACCTCGAAGTACGGCGAGATGAGCGTGATCAAGGCCAGCATCGGACTACAGGAGCACAAAGAGCAATCGTGGGGCGTGCCGCTGGTGCTGGCACGGATCCGACCGGTCACCGACCGTGGCTATTTCACGGCCGATGGAGAGGGCTACGGTGCCTCTCATGCCCTCCGTCTCGCAGCGAACGCCGTCGAACGCCAGCTGCTCAAGGGGAAGACCTACGGCCAGTCGAAGAAGCAGGCGGCCACAGACGAGCAGGCACGACTGTACGGCTGGTGGCTCGGTGGGTGAAGTACCCGTCGGTGAACGTGCGGAGTGACTACTCGATTTCTAACTGGCCACTTCCGCTGCTCTCCTCACCGGCGTTCTCGTCCCACTCGAGCTCGAACTCGACACTCAACTCGGTCATATTGCCGGCCGGGCCTTCGCGTTCGGCTTTGACCTCGAAGGTCGGTCGAGCAGGGGGATTCAGCCTTACGGACTCCGAGCCTGCTTTCAGGGTGAGAGCGTTTCCGCTGTCGAGCGTGTCCGCGACGTTCCGGAGGTACGATGCAATCTCTGCTCGGCTCTGCTCGCTCTCCGATTTGAACAGGACTTCTTCAGGCATACAGGAGAGATTACACGGCCTACACCGATAAATGCGCCCACCGTGTTGAGTCGACGGGACTGTTCAGCGTGACACTGTTGCCGGGTCACGTCTCGCGCTCTGTGACGCCCAATCCGTGTCGCTGAACTCGTTGAATCACACACCTGGATGCGATTCGGAGTCGCGTTTGCACACCGACGCAGGCCCCGATGGGAGGCAATCGCCGTATCGGTATCCCGTGTGATGAGAACGGGCCGGTGTTCAGCGACGTATCCGGGCGGTTTCGGAACGCTGGCTTTCAGGTTCGGTTCTTCTAGACTCGATCCGCCAGTCAGAACGAACGGACGGTGAAGCATGCAGAGGACGTAGGTACCACGTGGATAGAGCTGTCTGCGGTGAGAGACTACTGTGGTCGATTGACTGGACACTCCGGGCTCTCGGTGCGTGCCTGTTCGAGCGTCCGTTCGATGGAGTCACCGAGGATCGTGACCGCTTCGTAGTGGGTACGTTTCGGCTTGTGGACACTTGATGGACACACCTCAAGCGTGTCGTACTTGGGATGGATACCCCGGTCCACGTCCTCGTTCTCCATCACATACTCCGAGATCTCCAGGAGGAGGGCGTGAACGTGGATGAACTCTTTCTTGCGCATGAGTACACTTCAATCGGATGTGGGTGGCCGGATCCCCGTGCAGGTAACCCGAGGCACGCTTCACCAGCCACCCGGTCAGCGGTTCGCAATC
The DNA window shown above is from Haloarcula halobia and carries:
- a CDS encoding amphi-Trp domain-containing protein — its product is MPEEVLFKSESEQSRAEIASYLRNVADTLDSGNALTLKAGSESVRLNPPARPTFEVKAEREGPAGNMTELSVEFELEWDENAGEESSGSGQLEIE
- a CDS encoding UPF0058 family protein; the protein is MRKKEFIHVHALLLEISEYVMENEDVDRGIHPKYDTLEVCPSSVHKPKRTHYEAVTILGDSIERTLEQARTESPECPVNRPQ